The stretch of DNA CTGCGCCACGGCGCGAGTCGTGACGTCGAGAAGCGCGCCCGGCGCGGAGTTGACGACGATCCGCACAGGCCGGGCCGGATAGGCGTCCGCAGCGAATGTCGTGCCTGCGGCCAGCGCCATGATGATTGCGCCGCACAAGCGCTGAAGGGGATAGGTCATTGCTGCGGTCTCCTGTCTCGATACTTTATTGACCGCCCTGCATGCAGGGTGGCTTGCGCATGTATGGTCGGAACGGAGGGTAGGCGAGGTCAATGCGTGCCTTGCCGACGTTCCGTGCAATGAGCGGACAAAGGCAGGGCGGGCCGCGTGGGCGCCGCGGTGTGGCGTCCGCGGCGCGTTGACGCAACGCAAAAGAAGGGGTTAACACCCATGGAGCTCCATTGAACCGGCCCTCAAACTTTACCTAACGTTCGTCAGGGGGGAGCGCGCCGCTATAAGCCGCATGCTCAAGGGTATCGGGCGCAAGCGCATCCATGGATACGGAGAGGCCCATGTTGCAGCAACCAGGCGCGAGGACGCGAGGCCATCAACCCGGGATCAGCGCGATCTGGCCCAAGCCGGGCCGGTCGGCTACGGCGGAAAGTCGGGTGCGGGTAGTGCCGCTGGCCCGCGGCCTGGCCGTGCTGGCCGCCTTCGGCCCGCAGCAACCCTGGCTGGGCAACCAGGAAATCTCACTGGAAACCGGCATCCCCGCGCCGACGGTCACGCGGCTGCTGCAGTCGCTGGTCGCACTGGGCTACCTGCACCACGACGAGGTTCGGCGCAAATACCGGCTCGCGGCCGCCTCGCTGGCGCTCGGCTATGCGGCCATCGCCGATCCTGCCGTGCAGCGGGAGGGCAGCATCGAGATGCGCAAGTTCGCCGAAGCCACTGATACCTACGTGGTGCTCGGCACGCGCGACCGGCTCGATGTGATCGTACTGGACAGCCGCGTTGGCAGCCAGGCCGTGCTGGACCTGCGCCTGACGCCAGGAACGCGCCTGCATATTGCGTCGTCGCTGATGGGATCGGCACTGCTTGCAGCGATCCCGGAATTGGAGCGCTGCTACCTGCAGGGCAATGTGGAGCGCAAGGCCGGCCGCGACTGGCCCTTGCTGCGGCGGCGAATGGCC from Cupriavidus taiwanensis encodes:
- a CDS encoding IclR family transcriptional regulator, whose translation is MPLARGLAVLAAFGPQQPWLGNQEISLETGIPAPTVTRLLQSLVALGYLHHDEVRRKYRLAAASLALGYAAIADPAVQREGSIEMRKFAEATDTYVVLGTRDRLDVIVLDSRVGSQAVLDLRLTPGTRLHIASSLMGSALLAAIPELERCYLQGNVERKAGRDWPLLRRRMAAKISQVHELGFCMSLGEWEPELASVAVPVCVPEQPPLVLACIGRTARMARARVERELGPRLLAMAQVLQERLASRD